One window of the Triticum dicoccoides isolate Atlit2015 ecotype Zavitan chromosome 3B, WEW_v2.0, whole genome shotgun sequence genome contains the following:
- the LOC119281143 gene encoding uncharacterized protein LOC119281143, producing MEDGRRRRRRRKTAQRETAPATEIDAVPNDLLELVFLRLPLHRHLVYAACTCRRWRRVIAGDVGRFLLRYISLRGLSPAHFCGHYRVDERHQHPRPPGGNPVFVPSSSRWVAAAVARNLALDFLPRPGLAGRCWELADFWDDLLLLVLLDKETNWSPAYALVVCDPLTGRYRTVPPSAWFQGCGCLGAFLLHGEDAGARISLSNFRVTCAVYRPGDGVARACAFSSAGGGRWISGAARSSMAVYGNQFGSGRGLGPFHFAGSSYRFAYWTVGDGIVLALDKKAAEFSSSVWLDESKYAALEDKRHTAEYAYQSPWFRACLS from the coding sequence ATGGaggacggccgccgccgccgccgccgccgcaagactGCCCAGAGGGAAACCGCGCCGGCAACCGAGATCGATGCCGTCCCGAATGATCTTCTCGAGCTCGTGTTCCTGCGCCTCCCCTTGCATCGCCACCTCGTCTACGCGGCGTGCACGTGCCGGCGCTGGCGCCGCGTGATCGCGGGCGACGTCGGACGCTTCCTTCTCCGGTACATCTCGCTCCGCGGCCTGTCGCCCGCCCACTTCTGCGGCCACTACCGCGTCGACGAGCGCCACCAGCACCCGCGTCCGCCCGGCGGCAACCCCGTCTTCGTCCCCTCCTCCTCGAGGTGGGTGGCCGCCGCCGTCGCGCGGAACCTCGCGCTCGACTTCCTCCCGCGGCCGGGACTGGCGGGCCGCTGCTGGGAGCTCGCCGACTTCTGGGACGATCTCCTGCTCTTGGTGCTCCTAGACAAGGAGACAAATTGGTCGCCGGCGTATGCCCTGGTCGTCTGCGATCCGCTCACGGGGCGCTACAGGACCGTCCCGCCCTCGGCGTGGTTCCAGGGCTGCGGTTGCCTGGGCGCCTTCCTCCtccacggcgaggatgcgggcgcgCGCATCAGCCTGTCCAACTTCAGGGTCACGTGCGCGGTCTATCGCCCTGGGGACGGCGTCGCCAGGGCCTGCGCGTTCTCGTCCGCCGGCGGCGGCCGCTGGATCTCCGGCGCCGCTCGTAGCAGCATGGCAGTCTACGGCAACCAGTTCGGGAGCGGCAGGGGGCTGGGCCCCTTCCACTTCGCAGGGAGCTCCTACAGGTTCGCCTACTGGACGGTGGGAGACGGCATCGTGCTCGCTctggacaagaaggccgccgagttcTCCTCCTCCGTCTGGCTGGACGAGTCGAAGTACGCCGCGCTCGAGGACAAGCGACACACCGCCGAGTACGCCTACCAGAGCCCGTGGTTCCGAGCCTGCTTATCCTAG